One genomic window of Pelagicoccus enzymogenes includes the following:
- the acnA gene encoding aconitate hydratase AcnA gives MSELPNPLNSLKSFDSGLDGKSYYYSLPSLEESGIGPISKLPVSIRVVLESVLRNCDGKRVKEEDVKTLANWNAADPAKVEIPFVLSRIVLQDFTGVPLLVDLAAMRSAVADLGKDSSMIEPLVPVDLVVDHSVQVDKSGTADSFLQNMAIEFQRNMERYEFLKWGQQAFETFQVVPPGIGIVHQVNLEYLAKVVHAKEVEGGQVFFPDTLVGTDSHTTMINGLGVVGWGVGGIEAESGMLGQPVYFLTPEVIGVNLSGELKEGVTATDLTLRITQVLREQKVVGKFVEFHGAGARNLSLADRATIANMAPEYGATMGYFPVDEKSLQYLESTGRDPRHVASVKAYLEAQDLFGIPAAGELDYTQVVDIDMSSIEPSVAGPKRPQDRIDVKDLKGAFERLFTQSASDGGFGRDAADRDVKVTVESDDAMNGHQIGHGSVLIAAITSCTNTSNPSVMLAAGLLAKKAVEKGLSVAPTVKTSLAPGSRVVTDYLAETDLQSSLDALGFNLVGYGCTTCIGNSGPLADPIETAIAKGELVAASVLSGNRNFEARVHGSIKSNFLMSPPLVVAYALAGRVDIDLFEDPLGEDKDGKPVYLKEIWPTNAEIEAEVAKGLKPEMFQRQYSDVASANPEWLKIESSTGDLYDWDDSSTYIHRPPFFDGFSMEVGSIQPIKGMRPLAILGDSVTTDHISPAGAFKAETPAGQFLQSRGVEPKDFNSYGSRRGNDLIMTRGTFANVRVKNLMADGKEGGFTKVMPEGEPATIFDASKVYQERGTPLIVFAGIDYGMGSSRDWAAKGTNLLGVKAVVARSYERIHRSNLIGMGVLPLEFFDGQSAQSLGLDGSEIVSLPGLGDDLKPGQSLTAVIERANGDVEEVEMKVRVDTDIEVEYIRNGGILPYVLRDIIKAAN, from the coding sequence ATGAGCGAACTTCCGAACCCGCTGAACTCCCTGAAATCTTTTGACTCTGGCCTCGACGGCAAGTCGTACTACTACTCGCTTCCGTCTCTGGAGGAGAGCGGAATCGGCCCGATTTCCAAGCTGCCGGTATCCATCCGGGTCGTACTTGAATCGGTGCTTCGCAATTGCGACGGCAAGCGGGTCAAGGAGGAGGACGTCAAGACCTTGGCTAACTGGAACGCCGCAGATCCTGCCAAGGTTGAAATTCCATTCGTGCTTTCTCGCATTGTCCTGCAGGACTTCACGGGAGTGCCGCTTTTGGTGGACTTGGCTGCCATGCGCTCCGCGGTGGCGGATCTCGGCAAGGACTCGTCGATGATCGAACCGCTCGTGCCAGTCGATCTCGTGGTTGACCACTCCGTGCAGGTGGACAAGTCCGGCACGGCGGACTCGTTCCTGCAAAACATGGCCATCGAGTTTCAGCGCAACATGGAGCGCTACGAGTTCCTGAAGTGGGGCCAGCAAGCGTTTGAGACCTTCCAAGTCGTTCCGCCGGGGATTGGCATCGTCCACCAAGTCAATCTCGAGTACCTTGCGAAGGTTGTTCACGCCAAGGAAGTGGAGGGAGGGCAGGTCTTCTTCCCTGACACCCTTGTGGGAACCGATTCGCACACGACCATGATCAATGGACTAGGGGTCGTCGGCTGGGGCGTTGGCGGTATCGAGGCTGAGTCCGGCATGCTCGGGCAGCCGGTCTACTTCCTAACTCCGGAGGTGATTGGGGTGAATCTCAGTGGCGAGCTGAAGGAAGGCGTCACCGCGACCGACCTGACGCTGCGTATCACCCAGGTGCTGCGCGAGCAAAAGGTGGTCGGCAAGTTTGTAGAGTTTCACGGAGCTGGGGCTCGCAACCTATCGCTGGCCGACCGGGCCACCATCGCCAACATGGCTCCCGAGTATGGGGCAACCATGGGGTATTTCCCGGTAGACGAGAAGTCCTTGCAATACTTGGAATCCACCGGGCGAGACCCTCGGCACGTCGCTTCGGTGAAGGCTTACCTCGAAGCCCAGGATTTGTTTGGCATTCCGGCTGCGGGCGAGCTCGACTACACGCAGGTGGTCGATATCGATATGTCCTCCATCGAGCCAAGCGTGGCGGGCCCGAAGCGTCCGCAAGACCGGATCGACGTCAAGGATCTCAAGGGAGCCTTCGAACGTCTCTTTACCCAAAGCGCGAGCGACGGAGGTTTCGGTCGCGATGCTGCGGATCGCGACGTGAAAGTGACTGTCGAATCTGACGACGCGATGAACGGTCATCAGATCGGACATGGGTCCGTGTTGATCGCGGCGATCACTTCTTGTACTAATACTTCGAACCCAAGCGTCATGTTGGCTGCGGGCCTGCTGGCGAAGAAGGCTGTTGAAAAAGGGCTTTCCGTCGCTCCCACGGTGAAGACCTCCTTGGCCCCGGGGTCGCGCGTGGTGACCGATTACTTGGCGGAGACTGACCTTCAATCCTCGCTGGACGCGCTCGGATTTAACCTGGTGGGCTACGGTTGCACGACTTGTATCGGCAATTCCGGACCGCTGGCCGATCCCATCGAGACGGCGATCGCCAAGGGCGAGCTGGTGGCGGCATCCGTTCTCTCGGGTAATCGCAACTTCGAGGCTCGCGTGCACGGTTCCATCAAGTCGAACTTCCTCATGTCGCCCCCTCTGGTAGTGGCCTACGCCCTAGCGGGGCGGGTGGACATCGATCTCTTCGAAGACCCCCTTGGTGAGGACAAGGATGGCAAGCCCGTCTACTTGAAAGAGATTTGGCCGACCAATGCTGAAATCGAGGCCGAAGTTGCCAAGGGGCTGAAGCCGGAGATGTTCCAGCGACAGTACTCGGACGTGGCAAGCGCCAATCCCGAGTGGCTGAAGATCGAGTCCTCCACTGGAGACCTTTACGATTGGGACGACAGCTCCACCTATATCCATCGCCCGCCGTTCTTCGATGGATTTTCCATGGAAGTGGGCTCCATCCAGCCGATCAAGGGCATGAGGCCACTTGCAATCCTAGGCGATTCGGTCACGACCGACCACATTTCTCCGGCGGGCGCCTTCAAGGCAGAAACGCCGGCCGGCCAGTTCCTGCAGTCGCGTGGCGTGGAGCCCAAGGATTTCAATTCCTACGGCAGCCGTCGCGGCAACGACTTGATCATGACTCGGGGAACGTTCGCAAACGTTCGCGTCAAGAACCTCATGGCGGACGGCAAGGAAGGCGGATTCACCAAAGTCATGCCGGAAGGCGAGCCGGCCACCATTTTCGACGCCAGCAAGGTTTACCAGGAACGGGGCACGCCCTTGATTGTATTCGCCGGAATCGACTACGGCATGGGCAGTTCGCGCGACTGGGCGGCGAAAGGGACGAACCTGCTAGGCGTCAAAGCGGTCGTGGCCCGTAGCTACGAGCGTATCCACCGCTCGAACCTGATTGGCATGGGAGTGCTCCCGCTCGAGTTTTTCGACGGGCAAAGCGCCCAGTCATTGGGGCTGGACGGCAGCGAAATCGTTTCCCTTCCGGGCCTCGGCGACGACCTCAAGCCAGGGCAGTCTCTCACCGCAGTTATCGAACGCGCCAACGGCGACGTCGAAGAAGTTGAAATGAAGGTGCGAGTGGATACAGATATTGAGGTAGAATATATTCGCAACGGTGGTATTCTCCCGTATGTTTTGCGGGACATCATCAAAGCGGCCAACTAA
- a CDS encoding STAS domain-containing protein, with amino-acid sequence MPEDNPVFLVDPYSSPVAVRIAGRASFQNVVPLKEFLKNSYAAGKRDFVFDFSQCTGMDSTVLGVLAGCALELRRLEPKGSLVLSRLNDRNLELVKNLGLHRIATVDAGEEGLATGVGATTALSAKQLNELENARLCLEAHENLIAADSENQEKFQDVIAYLKNRVEDEA; translated from the coding sequence ATGCCTGAAGACAATCCTGTTTTTCTAGTCGATCCTTATTCATCCCCCGTCGCCGTACGGATCGCTGGTCGTGCCTCTTTCCAGAACGTAGTTCCTCTCAAGGAATTCCTCAAGAACTCCTACGCGGCTGGCAAGAGGGACTTCGTCTTCGATTTCAGTCAGTGTACGGGAATGGACAGTACCGTTCTTGGCGTATTGGCGGGTTGCGCTTTGGAGCTGCGACGTTTGGAGCCGAAGGGGTCGCTGGTGCTTTCTCGGCTCAACGATAGGAATCTCGAGCTGGTGAAGAATCTTGGCCTGCATCGGATTGCCACAGTCGATGCGGGTGAGGAGGGGCTTGCGACGGGAGTTGGCGCTACGACCGCTCTCAGCGCGAAGCAGCTCAACGAGTTGGAAAACGCTCGCCTCTGCCTCGAGGCTCACGAGAACTTGATCGCTGCGGATTCGGAGAATCAGGAGAAATTCCAGGACGTCATCGCCTATTTGAAGAACCGGGTCGAAGACGAAGCCTAA
- a CDS encoding PP2C family protein-serine/threonine phosphatase: MSLLFPFVLLVVGCLFGWLYFREVKRSSEYLERAQLAQQEKLIVADFMHDMVQALGDELTKEELFQRIVHAAVVGTGALSACVFEKTDRGTLRSVAVEGLFPPHRPLPPHVRDKIATRAKFIESVLKTEEFPVTEGVAGEVFRTRTTVLVKDGRTDERVVRHSDSSLRVTTAICAPIVFRDEVLGVLAVCNSADGAPFTPTDQSVVQSLGEQAGIAIRNNTFLRLMMERKQIDIDLGLARSIQLMLLPQELPEIEGVQIDAQYVSSHTIGGDLYDVISLGQRRFAVAVADVSGKGIPASIVMAICRTNLHRIAQMEESPKKVLGLLNDVMVEEIKGDVYVTVLYAVVDLEVGMITYARAGHERPLLCSHDKARGLSNAVFPDSEGFPVGMVSSDAFRDFIEEKTLPFSEGDIFMAFTDGVIETSNASGKEFSAARLADSVKSNRREAASEVSRKLLESLRGFSGKGSYDDDLTLVTVKRL; the protein is encoded by the coding sequence ATGAGCCTGCTGTTTCCCTTCGTTTTGCTTGTCGTCGGTTGCCTGTTTGGCTGGCTCTACTTTCGCGAGGTCAAACGGAGTTCCGAATATTTGGAGCGTGCTCAGCTTGCTCAGCAGGAGAAGCTGATCGTGGCGGATTTCATGCACGACATGGTGCAGGCCCTAGGTGACGAGCTTACGAAAGAAGAGCTGTTTCAGCGAATCGTGCACGCGGCCGTGGTGGGCACGGGAGCATTGAGCGCATGCGTTTTCGAGAAAACGGACCGGGGAACGCTCCGCAGCGTAGCGGTAGAAGGCTTGTTTCCGCCGCATCGCCCCTTGCCTCCACATGTGCGAGACAAGATCGCCACGCGGGCCAAGTTCATCGAAAGCGTGCTGAAAACGGAGGAATTTCCGGTCACAGAAGGCGTGGCTGGGGAGGTCTTCCGAACGCGGACAACGGTTTTGGTCAAGGACGGGAGGACGGACGAGCGGGTGGTGCGGCACAGCGATTCGTCGCTACGCGTCACGACAGCCATTTGCGCTCCCATCGTCTTTCGCGACGAAGTTCTGGGGGTGCTCGCCGTTTGCAATTCTGCTGACGGGGCTCCGTTTACCCCCACCGACCAATCCGTTGTTCAATCGCTTGGGGAGCAGGCCGGCATCGCTATTCGCAACAACACCTTCCTCAGGCTGATGATGGAGCGCAAGCAGATCGATATCGACCTAGGCTTGGCGAGAAGTATCCAGCTGATGCTTTTGCCTCAAGAGCTGCCGGAGATCGAGGGGGTGCAAATCGATGCTCAGTACGTATCCTCCCATACAATCGGAGGCGACTTGTATGATGTGATCTCGTTGGGACAGCGTAGGTTCGCTGTTGCAGTGGCCGATGTATCTGGAAAGGGGATACCGGCTTCCATCGTCATGGCGATTTGCCGTACCAATTTGCACCGCATCGCCCAAATGGAAGAATCTCCAAAGAAGGTTTTGGGACTTCTCAATGATGTGATGGTGGAGGAGATTAAAGGGGACGTCTATGTGACCGTTCTTTATGCTGTGGTGGATCTCGAGGTCGGAATGATCACCTACGCTCGAGCGGGCCATGAGCGTCCTTTGCTCTGCTCCCACGATAAGGCTCGAGGCCTATCTAACGCGGTATTTCCTGATAGCGAGGGGTTTCCGGTCGGGATGGTCTCTAGCGACGCTTTTCGGGATTTCATCGAAGAGAAAACGCTTCCGTTCAGTGAGGGGGACATCTTTATGGCATTCACTGACGGGGTGATCGAAACTTCCAACGCGAGTGGCAAGGAGTTCTCTGCTGCTCGCTTGGCTGACTCCGTTAAGTCGAATCGTAGGGAAGCCGCCTCGGAGGTGAGCCGAAAGTTGTTGGAGTCGTTGAGGGGGTTCAGCGGAAAGGGAAGTTACGATGACGACCTCACGCTGGTTACCGTCAAGCGACTTTAG
- a CDS encoding outer membrane beta-barrel protein: MNKLLSVTAAGALLSSSALYGQIEINDNLSVTGFLDMSLFHADTDDGDSTSFDLDQMELDFLFSFDEITGQVDLDYQRGDANEIDLEQAFITYDLGEGTSITAGKFLSYMGWETAEPTGLYQYSYAYGTTIPGYHNGVTIDFSDDWGSLGLALVDSVYDDDGSINNDADDFDMGIETKLVLTPADGWTFFLGYAIDSANAGMEDRELINFWSSYEVGSSTFAFEYNDYSDGWTEIDQWLLMYSVAVGDKGTFTARASANDVREGTSLDNQDFKKYTAAYIHAVNDNLAIVSEVSQVDYWSGDATEFALEALFTF, translated from the coding sequence ATGAACAAACTACTAAGTGTAACTGCGGCCGGCGCGCTGCTATCTAGCTCTGCCCTTTACGGCCAGATCGAAATCAACGACAACCTGTCCGTGACAGGTTTCCTAGACATGTCGCTCTTCCACGCTGACACGGACGACGGTGATTCCACATCGTTCGACCTTGACCAGATGGAACTCGACTTCCTCTTCTCCTTCGACGAGATCACAGGACAAGTCGACCTCGACTACCAGCGCGGCGACGCCAACGAGATCGACCTCGAGCAAGCCTTCATCACCTACGACCTCGGCGAAGGCACATCCATCACCGCTGGTAAGTTCCTCAGCTATATGGGCTGGGAAACGGCGGAGCCAACTGGCCTCTACCAGTACTCCTACGCCTACGGCACAACCATCCCAGGTTACCACAACGGTGTGACCATCGACTTCAGCGACGACTGGGGATCCCTCGGACTCGCCCTCGTCGACTCTGTCTACGACGACGACGGTTCCATCAACAACGACGCCGACGACTTCGACATGGGCATCGAGACCAAGCTCGTTCTCACTCCTGCCGATGGTTGGACTTTCTTCCTCGGCTACGCGATTGACTCCGCCAACGCTGGCATGGAAGACCGCGAGCTCATCAACTTCTGGAGCTCCTACGAAGTTGGTTCCTCCACTTTCGCGTTCGAGTACAACGACTACTCCGACGGTTGGACAGAAATCGACCAGTGGCTCCTGATGTACTCGGTTGCAGTTGGCGACAAGGGTACCTTCACCGCTCGCGCCAGCGCAAACGACGTTCGCGAAGGCACTAGCTTGGATAACCAAGACTTCAAGAAGTACACCGCCGCTTACATCCACGCCGTTAACGATAACCTCGCTATCGTCTCTGAAGTGAGCCAAGTCGACTACTGGAGTGGCGACGCTACCGAGTTCGCGCTCGAAGCGCTCTTCACTTTCTAG
- a CDS encoding porin has protein sequence MNKLLSVTAAGALLSSSALYGQIEINDNLSVTGFLDMSLFHADNNDGDSTSFDLDQMELDFLFSFDEITGQVDLDYQRGDANEIDLEQAFITYDLGEGTSITAGKFLSYMGWETAEPTGLYQYSYAYGTTIPGYHNGVSIDFSDDWGSLGLALVDSVYDDDGSINNDDDDFDMGIETKLVLTPADGWTFFLGYGIDSANAGVEDRELINFWGSYEVGASTFAAEYNNYSDGYRDIDQWLLMYSVAVGDKGTFTARISNDKRDYTSLAASAMVGSGQREDEDTKYTAAYIHAVNDNLAIVSEVSQVDMGTWRGDSTEFALEALFTF, from the coding sequence ATGAACAAACTACTAAGTGTAACTGCGGCCGGCGCACTGCTCTCCAGCTCCGCTCTCTACGGCCAAATCGAAATCAACGACAACCTGTCGGTGACAGGCTTCCTAGACATGTCGCTCTTCCACGCTGACAACAATGACGGCGATTCCACATCGTTCGACCTTGACCAGATGGAACTCGACTTCCTCTTCTCCTTCGACGAGATCACAGGACAAGTCGACCTCGACTACCAGCGCGGCGACGCCAACGAGATCGACCTCGAGCAAGCCTTCATCACCTACGACCTCGGCGAAGGCACATCCATCACCGCTGGCAAGTTCCTCAGCTATATGGGCTGGGAAACGGCGGAGCCAACTGGCCTCTACCAGTACTCCTACGCCTACGGCACAACTATCCCAGGTTACCACAATGGCGTTAGCATCGATTTCAGCGATGACTGGGGATCCCTCGGACTCGCTCTCGTAGACTCCGTCTACGACGACGACGGTTCCATCAACAACGACGACGACGACTTCGACATGGGCATCGAGACCAAGCTCGTTCTCACTCCCGCGGACGGCTGGACCTTCTTCCTCGGCTACGGCATCGACTCCGCAAACGCTGGCGTTGAGGACCGCGAGCTCATCAACTTCTGGGGATCCTACGAAGTTGGAGCTTCCACCTTCGCAGCTGAATACAACAACTACTCCGACGGTTACCGCGATATCGACCAGTGGCTCCTGATGTACTCCGTTGCAGTTGGCGACAAGGGTACCTTCACCGCTCGTATCAGCAATGACAAGCGCGACTACACCAGCCTCGCCGCTTCCGCAATGGTCGGTTCCGGCCAACGCGAAGACGAGGACACCAAGTACACCGCAGCCTACATCCACGCGGTTAACGACAACCTCGCCATCGTCTCCGAAGTGAGCCAAGTCGATATGGGCACTTGGAGAGGCGACTCCACTGAGTTCGCTCTCGAAGCTCTCTTCACCTTCTAG
- the gyrA gene encoding DNA gyrase subunit A has translation MENISNERISSTSITDIMQTAYIDYSMSVIVSRALPDARDGLKPVQRRILYAMLREGLLHNRAFDKCAGVVGEVLKNYHPHGDSSVYDTLVRMAQNWVMRYPLIDPQGNFGSVDGDSPAAYRYTEARLTAIAEDLLRNIDEDTVDFVPNYKESTTEPSVLPAGLPNLLMNGSTGIAVGMATNIPPHNLDELIDGICAQIDNPNITIGELGELIQGPDFPTGGRIIGRKGIDEYMHTGRGIVRMRGAVTSEPMDSGDRERIIISTIPYNVNRASLVTKIAELVSTKEIEGISDLRDESDENTRIVIELKRGEFPEVIISKLYKKTALESSFGVNMLALDNKRPKQMNMKEMINCYIDHRRDVIYRRTAFRLKKAEDRAHILEGYKIALDNLDDFIKIIRSSANRDEAKTRLQEKYPLSDRQVTAILDLRLYQLTGMERDKIEEEYAELLKLIEELRSILENEYKLLSIIKDELLELKEKYTSPRKCEIVPYEGDISKADMTPKEGCFITISHKGFIKRVSDSEFRTQKRGGKGVQGGNTYDEDFIEHIFTANTHDTIMFFMNNGRVYVEKVYELPEGSRTSKGRSINNVLQLQKDEQIAAMICVKEISEDFNLVMCTKHGTVKKTNLAAYKNFRKGGIIGINIDEGDSLITVKLTNRDSELVIVTHLGKSIRFHESDLREQGRATRGVRGVKLSDKDYAQAMEVVDNESALLICGINGQGKRTVFDEFPLQKRGGSGVIAAKTSGVAGALAVRENDEIMMLTKNGQAVRTRVADINLIGRITKGVRCINLNEGDKLLGIARIVEDEEENAEEAADPNATTEGETTPEATGDTAASEE, from the coding sequence ATGGAAAACATTTCCAACGAAAGAATCTCATCCACTAGCATCACGGACATCATGCAGACCGCCTACATCGACTACTCGATGTCGGTCATCGTCAGCCGCGCTCTCCCCGATGCCCGGGACGGCCTCAAGCCCGTACAGCGCCGCATCCTCTACGCTATGCTTCGCGAAGGCTTGCTCCACAATCGTGCCTTCGACAAGTGCGCCGGTGTAGTCGGTGAAGTTCTGAAGAACTACCACCCGCACGGCGACTCCTCCGTGTACGACACCCTCGTCCGCATGGCTCAAAATTGGGTCATGCGCTACCCGCTCATCGATCCGCAAGGCAACTTCGGGTCTGTCGACGGCGACTCCCCAGCGGCTTACCGTTACACCGAAGCTCGCCTCACCGCGATCGCCGAGGACCTCCTCCGCAACATCGACGAAGACACCGTCGACTTCGTGCCCAACTACAAGGAGTCCACCACTGAACCCTCTGTATTGCCCGCAGGACTACCGAACCTTCTCATGAACGGTTCCACCGGTATCGCGGTCGGCATGGCGACCAACATTCCGCCGCATAACCTCGACGAGCTCATCGACGGCATCTGCGCCCAGATCGACAACCCGAACATCACCATTGGCGAACTCGGCGAGCTCATCCAAGGCCCCGACTTCCCGACCGGCGGCCGCATTATTGGACGCAAGGGCATCGACGAATACATGCACACCGGCCGCGGTATCGTGCGTATGCGCGGAGCGGTTACATCCGAGCCAATGGATAGTGGTGATCGCGAGCGAATCATCATCTCGACGATCCCCTACAACGTAAACCGAGCCTCCCTCGTCACCAAGATCGCCGAACTCGTATCCACCAAGGAAATCGAAGGCATCTCCGACCTGCGCGACGAGTCCGACGAAAACACCCGCATCGTCATCGAGCTCAAGCGTGGCGAATTCCCCGAGGTCATCATCTCCAAGCTGTACAAGAAGACCGCCCTCGAGTCTTCCTTCGGCGTCAACATGCTGGCCCTCGACAACAAGCGGCCCAAGCAGATGAACATGAAGGAGATGATCAACTGCTACATCGATCATCGCCGCGACGTCATCTATCGCCGCACCGCCTTCCGTCTCAAGAAGGCCGAAGACCGCGCCCACATCCTCGAAGGCTACAAGATCGCCCTCGATAACCTGGACGATTTCATCAAGATCATCCGTTCGTCCGCCAACCGCGACGAAGCCAAGACTCGCCTCCAAGAAAAGTACCCGCTCTCCGACCGCCAGGTAACGGCCATCCTCGACCTGCGCCTCTACCAGCTCACCGGCATGGAACGAGACAAGATCGAGGAAGAGTACGCCGAACTCCTCAAGCTCATCGAAGAGCTCCGTTCCATATTGGAAAATGAATACAAGCTCCTCTCCATCATCAAGGATGAGCTGCTCGAGCTGAAGGAGAAGTACACCAGCCCTCGCAAGTGCGAAATCGTCCCCTACGAAGGTGACATCTCCAAGGCGGACATGACGCCCAAGGAAGGGTGCTTCATCACCATCTCCCACAAGGGCTTCATCAAGCGCGTCTCCGACTCCGAGTTCCGCACCCAGAAACGTGGCGGCAAGGGCGTACAAGGCGGCAACACCTACGACGAAGACTTCATCGAGCATATCTTCACCGCTAACACGCACGACACCATCATGTTCTTCATGAACAACGGCCGCGTGTATGTGGAAAAAGTATACGAGCTCCCCGAAGGCTCCCGCACCTCCAAGGGCCGCAGCATCAACAACGTGCTACAGTTGCAGAAGGACGAGCAGATCGCCGCCATGATCTGCGTGAAGGAGATCTCAGAGGACTTTAACTTGGTCATGTGCACCAAGCACGGCACGGTTAAGAAAACCAATCTAGCGGCCTACAAGAACTTCCGCAAGGGCGGCATCATCGGCATCAACATCGACGAGGGCGATTCCCTCATCACAGTTAAGCTGACCAATCGCGACAGCGAGCTCGTCATCGTCACCCACCTCGGAAAGTCCATCCGCTTCCACGAGTCGGACCTGCGCGAGCAAGGCCGCGCCACCCGCGGCGTTCGCGGCGTAAAGCTGTCCGACAAGGACTACGCTCAAGCGATGGAAGTGGTCGACAACGAATCCGCCCTGCTCATCTGCGGCATCAACGGCCAAGGCAAGCGCACCGTGTTCGACGAGTTCCCGCTCCAGAAACGCGGCGGCAGCGGCGTGATCGCCGCCAAGACTTCCGGTGTCGCTGGAGCCCTCGCCGTCCGCGAAAACGACGAGATCATGATGCTTACCAAAAACGGGCAAGCTGTCCGCACTCGCGTTGCCGACATCAACCTGATTGGCCGCATCACCAAGGGCGTACGTTGCATCAACCTCAACGAAGGTGACAAGCTGCTCGGAATTGCTCGAATCGTCGAAGACGAAGAGGAAAACGCCGAGGAGGCAGCCGACCCAAACGCGACGACAGAGGGCGAAACCACCCCTGAAGCGACCGGGGACACTGCCGCAAGCGAAGAATAA